From the genome of Brienomyrus brachyistius isolate T26 chromosome 8, BBRACH_0.4, whole genome shotgun sequence, one region includes:
- the rad21l1 gene encoding double-strand-break repair protein rad21-like protein 1 isoform X2 — protein MFYTQLFTLKRGPLARIWLAAHWEKKITKMHVFECNLEATIKDIISPEVIIGLRISGHLLLGVVRIYFRKAKYLLSDCTDAVVKIKVAFRPGQTDLPSESLEASFKAITLPEDFTDFELQLPNISDIDFTDHFTLNQCKTEDITLKEDYGSSFHVLESDFGDEANFQEGSILDGSFHSLAPRCDGFGDEDTDFTLLDLMVNSNEDAMPMDVFSVGLNNEVPAAPPPTAEPKEAAEHQETGSEAAEEHAAVSETILLENEEEAFALEPVSVLSSTERKRGKSKRRLLVDSVKELSNEAIRRQIEDCSDLLVPLSIAPPTRQLMEWKMTGGVHRLFCHLCVPVIHPQLQQLFPSNMMSIEWWKSRRDREQDWEEMRDQSGVNESMLAAENTGLLSGILDLDSTKHSLDHLPLIASEEHNSSPSQCNSMNEESRTEFTFPEMLSEVLLPNMPDSSHTQDWPEQSTVNSQDFEEKMMNHRTHRLLHFLRNQQSSGSTVFSLHELCKGCNRTMAATTFFCLLVLKKRGMLELHQDTPYADVIGTLRPAE, from the exons GTTATAATTGGCCTCAGGATATCTGGTCACCTACTTCTGGGGGTGGTACGGATATACTTTCGGAAGGCAAAGTACCTCCTATCTGACTGCACAGATGCTGTCGTGAAAATCAAAGTGGCCTTTCGTCCAG ggcagacagaTTTACCCAGTGAGAGTCTGGAGGCTTCATTTAAAGCCATAACCTTGCCAGAGGATTTCACCGATTTTGAGTTACAGCTGCCCAATATCAG TGATATAGACTTTACAGATCATTTCACACTCAACCAGTGCAAGACAGAGGACATTACCCTGAAAGAGGACTATGGAAGTAGCTTCCATGTACTGGAGTCTGATTTTG GGGATGAGGCTAATTTTCAGGAAGGCAGTATACTTGATGGAAGCTTCCACAGCTTGGCTCCCAGATGCGATGGTTTTGGGGATGAGGACACTGACTTCACCCTTCTAG ATTTGATGGTGAATTCAAATGAGGATGCCATGCCCATGGACGTTTTCTCAGTTGGCTTGAACAATGAGGTCCCAGCAGCTCCACCTCCGACTGCTGAGCCGAAAGAAG cagcagagcaccagGAGACAGGATCTGAGGCTGCCGAAGAACATGCTGCTGTCAGTGAGACCATTCTGCTGGAGAATGAGGAGGAGGCGTTTGCACTTGAACCAGTGTCTGTCCTCT CCTCAACAGAAAGGAAAAGGGGGAAATCCAAAAGACGGCTACTGGTGGATTCTGTGAAGGAGCTGTCTAACGAGGCGATTCGCAGACAGATTGAAGACTGCTCCGACCTCCTGGTGCCATTGAGCATAGCACCACCCACACGTCAGCTCATGGAGTggaagatgactggaggggtgcACAGACTGTTCTGCCATCTCTGTGTGCCTGTTATACACCCACAACTCCAACAG CTATTTCCCAGCAATATGATGTCAATTGAATGGTGGAAAAGCCGgagagacagggagcaagactgGGAGGAGATGAGGGACCAGTCAG GAGTTAATGAAAGCATGCTGGCTGCTGAAAACACCGGCCTCCTATCAGGGATTTTGGATCTGGACTCCACCAAACATAGCCTTGATCACCTGCCTCTGATCGCCTCTGAAGAGCACAACTCATCTCCATCACAATGCAACAGCATGAAT GAAGAAAGTAGGACAGAATTCACATTCCCAGAAATGCTATCTGAAGTACTGCTTCCAAATATGCCAGACTCAAGTCATACCCAG gaTTGGCCGGAGCAGTCTACAGTGAACAGTCAAGATTTTGAGGAGAAGATGATGAACCACAGGACACATCGCCTACTACACTTCCTCAGA AATCAGCAGAGTAGTGGCAGTACTGTGTTCAGCCTGCATGAGCTGTGCAAGGGGTGTAACCGCACAATGGCTGCTACCAccttcttctgcctgctggtgcTGAAGAAACGGGGAATGCTGGAGCTCCACCAGGATACCCCCTATGCTGATGTCATCGGCACACTCAGGCCTGCAGAGTAG
- the rad21l1 gene encoding double-strand-break repair protein rad21-like protein 1 isoform X3, translating to MFYTQLFTLKRGPLARIWLAAHWEKKITKMHVFECNLEATIKDIISPEVIIGLRISGHLLLGVVRIYFRKAKYLLSDCTDAVVKIKVAFRPGQTDLPSESLEASFKAITLPEDFTDFELQLPNISDIDFTDHFTLNQCKTEDITLKEDYGSSFHVLESDFGDEANFQEGSILDGSFHSLAPRCDGFGDEDTDFTLLDLMVNSNEDAMPMDVFSVGLNNEVPAAPPPTAEPKEAEHQETGSEAAEEHAAVSETILLENEEEAFALEPVSVLSSTERKRGKSKRRLLVDSVKELSNEAIRRQIEDCSDLLVPLSIAPPTRQLMEWKMTGGVHRLFCHLCVPVIHPQLQQLFPSNMMSIEWWKSRRDREQDWEEMRDQSGVNESMLAAENTGLLSGILDLDSTKHSLDHLPLIASEEHNSSPSQCNSMNEESRTEFTFPEMLSEVLLPNMPDSSHTQDWPEQSTVNSQDFEEKMMNHRTHRLLHFLRQNQQSSGSTVFSLHELCKGCNRTMAATTFFCLLVLKKRGMLELHQDTPYADVIGTLRPAE from the exons GTTATAATTGGCCTCAGGATATCTGGTCACCTACTTCTGGGGGTGGTACGGATATACTTTCGGAAGGCAAAGTACCTCCTATCTGACTGCACAGATGCTGTCGTGAAAATCAAAGTGGCCTTTCGTCCAG ggcagacagaTTTACCCAGTGAGAGTCTGGAGGCTTCATTTAAAGCCATAACCTTGCCAGAGGATTTCACCGATTTTGAGTTACAGCTGCCCAATATCAG TGATATAGACTTTACAGATCATTTCACACTCAACCAGTGCAAGACAGAGGACATTACCCTGAAAGAGGACTATGGAAGTAGCTTCCATGTACTGGAGTCTGATTTTG GGGATGAGGCTAATTTTCAGGAAGGCAGTATACTTGATGGAAGCTTCCACAGCTTGGCTCCCAGATGCGATGGTTTTGGGGATGAGGACACTGACTTCACCCTTCTAG ATTTGATGGTGAATTCAAATGAGGATGCCATGCCCATGGACGTTTTCTCAGTTGGCTTGAACAATGAGGTCCCAGCAGCTCCACCTCCGACTGCTGAGCCGAAAGAAG cagagcaccagGAGACAGGATCTGAGGCTGCCGAAGAACATGCTGCTGTCAGTGAGACCATTCTGCTGGAGAATGAGGAGGAGGCGTTTGCACTTGAACCAGTGTCTGTCCTCT CCTCAACAGAAAGGAAAAGGGGGAAATCCAAAAGACGGCTACTGGTGGATTCTGTGAAGGAGCTGTCTAACGAGGCGATTCGCAGACAGATTGAAGACTGCTCCGACCTCCTGGTGCCATTGAGCATAGCACCACCCACACGTCAGCTCATGGAGTggaagatgactggaggggtgcACAGACTGTTCTGCCATCTCTGTGTGCCTGTTATACACCCACAACTCCAACAG CTATTTCCCAGCAATATGATGTCAATTGAATGGTGGAAAAGCCGgagagacagggagcaagactgGGAGGAGATGAGGGACCAGTCAG GAGTTAATGAAAGCATGCTGGCTGCTGAAAACACCGGCCTCCTATCAGGGATTTTGGATCTGGACTCCACCAAACATAGCCTTGATCACCTGCCTCTGATCGCCTCTGAAGAGCACAACTCATCTCCATCACAATGCAACAGCATGAAT GAAGAAAGTAGGACAGAATTCACATTCCCAGAAATGCTATCTGAAGTACTGCTTCCAAATATGCCAGACTCAAGTCATACCCAG gaTTGGCCGGAGCAGTCTACAGTGAACAGTCAAGATTTTGAGGAGAAGATGATGAACCACAGGACACATCGCCTACTACACTTCCTCAGA CAGAATCAGCAGAGTAGTGGCAGTACTGTGTTCAGCCTGCATGAGCTGTGCAAGGGGTGTAACCGCACAATGGCTGCTACCAccttcttctgcctgctggtgcTGAAGAAACGGGGAATGCTGGAGCTCCACCAGGATACCCCCTATGCTGATGTCATCGGCACACTCAGGCCTGCAGAGTAG
- the rad21l1 gene encoding double-strand-break repair protein rad21-like protein 1 isoform X1 codes for MFYTQLFTLKRGPLARIWLAAHWEKKITKMHVFECNLEATIKDIISPEVIIGLRISGHLLLGVVRIYFRKAKYLLSDCTDAVVKIKVAFRPGQTDLPSESLEASFKAITLPEDFTDFELQLPNISDIDFTDHFTLNQCKTEDITLKEDYGSSFHVLESDFGDEANFQEGSILDGSFHSLAPRCDGFGDEDTDFTLLDLMVNSNEDAMPMDVFSVGLNNEVPAAPPPTAEPKEAAEHQETGSEAAEEHAAVSETILLENEEEAFALEPVSVLSSTERKRGKSKRRLLVDSVKELSNEAIRRQIEDCSDLLVPLSIAPPTRQLMEWKMTGGVHRLFCHLCVPVIHPQLQQLFPSNMMSIEWWKSRRDREQDWEEMRDQSGVNESMLAAENTGLLSGILDLDSTKHSLDHLPLIASEEHNSSPSQCNSMNEESRTEFTFPEMLSEVLLPNMPDSSHTQDWPEQSTVNSQDFEEKMMNHRTHRLLHFLRQNQQSSGSTVFSLHELCKGCNRTMAATTFFCLLVLKKRGMLELHQDTPYADVIGTLRPAE; via the exons GTTATAATTGGCCTCAGGATATCTGGTCACCTACTTCTGGGGGTGGTACGGATATACTTTCGGAAGGCAAAGTACCTCCTATCTGACTGCACAGATGCTGTCGTGAAAATCAAAGTGGCCTTTCGTCCAG ggcagacagaTTTACCCAGTGAGAGTCTGGAGGCTTCATTTAAAGCCATAACCTTGCCAGAGGATTTCACCGATTTTGAGTTACAGCTGCCCAATATCAG TGATATAGACTTTACAGATCATTTCACACTCAACCAGTGCAAGACAGAGGACATTACCCTGAAAGAGGACTATGGAAGTAGCTTCCATGTACTGGAGTCTGATTTTG GGGATGAGGCTAATTTTCAGGAAGGCAGTATACTTGATGGAAGCTTCCACAGCTTGGCTCCCAGATGCGATGGTTTTGGGGATGAGGACACTGACTTCACCCTTCTAG ATTTGATGGTGAATTCAAATGAGGATGCCATGCCCATGGACGTTTTCTCAGTTGGCTTGAACAATGAGGTCCCAGCAGCTCCACCTCCGACTGCTGAGCCGAAAGAAG cagcagagcaccagGAGACAGGATCTGAGGCTGCCGAAGAACATGCTGCTGTCAGTGAGACCATTCTGCTGGAGAATGAGGAGGAGGCGTTTGCACTTGAACCAGTGTCTGTCCTCT CCTCAACAGAAAGGAAAAGGGGGAAATCCAAAAGACGGCTACTGGTGGATTCTGTGAAGGAGCTGTCTAACGAGGCGATTCGCAGACAGATTGAAGACTGCTCCGACCTCCTGGTGCCATTGAGCATAGCACCACCCACACGTCAGCTCATGGAGTggaagatgactggaggggtgcACAGACTGTTCTGCCATCTCTGTGTGCCTGTTATACACCCACAACTCCAACAG CTATTTCCCAGCAATATGATGTCAATTGAATGGTGGAAAAGCCGgagagacagggagcaagactgGGAGGAGATGAGGGACCAGTCAG GAGTTAATGAAAGCATGCTGGCTGCTGAAAACACCGGCCTCCTATCAGGGATTTTGGATCTGGACTCCACCAAACATAGCCTTGATCACCTGCCTCTGATCGCCTCTGAAGAGCACAACTCATCTCCATCACAATGCAACAGCATGAAT GAAGAAAGTAGGACAGAATTCACATTCCCAGAAATGCTATCTGAAGTACTGCTTCCAAATATGCCAGACTCAAGTCATACCCAG gaTTGGCCGGAGCAGTCTACAGTGAACAGTCAAGATTTTGAGGAGAAGATGATGAACCACAGGACACATCGCCTACTACACTTCCTCAGA CAGAATCAGCAGAGTAGTGGCAGTACTGTGTTCAGCCTGCATGAGCTGTGCAAGGGGTGTAACCGCACAATGGCTGCTACCAccttcttctgcctgctggtgcTGAAGAAACGGGGAATGCTGGAGCTCCACCAGGATACCCCCTATGCTGATGTCATCGGCACACTCAGGCCTGCAGAGTAG